The following proteins come from a genomic window of Acidobacteriota bacterium:
- a CDS encoding HEAT repeat domain-containing protein: MLTRLLSPVAELREEEGTTAVLMFAYALLVMTAYNILKPITRSKFISDLGADNLPYVLIGAAVLIGVIMAGYTRLMGLMPKRWGLPIVQFSLAVVLVAFWFLFRTDAEWVSIAFYFLGLLLGILLISQFWTLANVVYDARQAKRLFGFIGGGAPLGGILGSFILTRYAGRIGTTNLLIVSGVTLSIAAIVAAIIIGRERRQAIDLSSEEDTVSSGEALRLLRRSRHLQIIALVISFAAIGAAIIEQQLNMAAEVAKGQQATDAITVFLGKVQLWTSFIGFVIQVSLTSRIHRFLGIGFALMILPVGLGTSALVMLFNRSLWAPGFARVLDQSFRYTVDKTTREILFLPLPGEVKYRAKPFVDVTVDRFAKGISAALLLVLIKPWGFALDWQRLSYASLAIMALWIVMALRAKREYLSAFRRSIERREVETAEQRLVAADLSTVETLVEELAHPDEHRVLYAIDVLESLDKRNLVTPLLLRHESPAVRARALGALARTKPETVRRWQPSVERMLADTDADVRAAAVAALAAGRGECAADFARPLLTDPDRHLVVTAATVLADSDEPADVRAAESALAAVAADTRAEAARARRDVAVALRHIANTSFRPLLVPLLYDGDVSVAEEAMRSVGALGTSEFIYLPTLVALLRNRRLKAAARDVLVGYGPEALDPLAHFLADPDEDPWVRRHLPAAIARIGTPRAVEILVRALDDPDGFLRYKAIQALEWLRRERPGLACPREPVEKLLVREARHYFAALTAHDSLFVRQHVTGDGLPILARALEERAQRTRDRIYRLLSLLYPWKDVDAVRWALAHGDARAKSSASEYLDNVLTGAVRKAVMPALEALPREETIRRGYVLLRSRPRATEETLLELINDEDPVIAACAIDLVSEIGEWRLKDDIEHVLAHRDVRDWYVFESASWTLAVHRVGNARRQELWREPLPATVLASRLRKLPLFGSVWIDELFRLASTGRQLRQEAARTLLQEGSAPEAVHILLEGQVVCRRRGAPDEAVQAPAALGLRETLEGRAAAATVRTESAAVTLVLPPEDVRTLIADNQDLIDGLLRTLAGEELTGDTRRLIVRGGAPADLLALGAGGVLPVEKVLLLQRLPLFSMVSADQMLYVAAIAKERALEAGKEVAAEGEAPAIYYVLDGELSAVPSAQDPRDPGARSLPQPAAPGDAVGIFETLAGRPIGRTLHAARDGVALKIDRDDLIDQLGHHPALAQQVFASLFDLIDRGEGKGGQSHFS, translated from the coding sequence ATGCTCACGCGACTGCTCTCGCCCGTGGCCGAGCTCCGCGAGGAGGAAGGCACCACCGCGGTGCTGATGTTCGCCTACGCGCTGCTCGTGATGACGGCGTACAACATCCTCAAGCCGATCACCCGGTCGAAATTCATCTCCGACCTGGGCGCGGACAACCTGCCGTACGTCCTCATCGGCGCGGCGGTGCTCATCGGCGTCATCATGGCCGGCTACACGCGGCTGATGGGCCTGATGCCGAAGCGATGGGGGCTGCCGATCGTGCAGTTCTCCCTCGCCGTCGTGCTCGTCGCGTTCTGGTTCCTGTTCCGGACCGACGCCGAGTGGGTGTCGATCGCGTTTTACTTCCTCGGCCTGCTGCTCGGCATCCTCCTGATCAGCCAGTTCTGGACGCTCGCCAACGTCGTGTACGACGCCCGGCAGGCCAAGCGGCTCTTCGGGTTCATCGGCGGCGGCGCGCCGCTTGGCGGCATTCTCGGCTCGTTCATCCTCACGCGCTACGCGGGACGGATCGGGACGACGAACCTGCTGATCGTCAGCGGGGTCACGCTGAGCATCGCCGCCATCGTCGCCGCGATCATCATCGGCCGCGAGCGCAGGCAGGCCATCGACCTCTCGAGCGAGGAGGACACCGTCAGCAGCGGCGAGGCGCTGCGCCTGCTTCGCCGTTCGCGTCACCTCCAGATCATCGCGCTCGTGATCAGCTTTGCCGCGATCGGTGCGGCGATCATCGAGCAGCAGCTGAACATGGCCGCCGAGGTGGCCAAGGGACAGCAGGCCACCGACGCCATCACGGTGTTTCTCGGGAAGGTCCAGCTCTGGACCTCGTTCATCGGCTTCGTCATTCAGGTCTCGCTCACCAGCCGCATCCACCGGTTCCTGGGGATCGGCTTCGCGCTGATGATCCTGCCGGTCGGCCTCGGCACCAGCGCGCTGGTGATGCTGTTCAACCGTTCGCTGTGGGCGCCCGGCTTCGCGCGCGTGCTCGACCAGTCGTTCCGGTACACCGTGGACAAGACGACGCGCGAGATCCTGTTCCTGCCGCTGCCGGGGGAGGTGAAGTACCGGGCGAAGCCGTTTGTGGACGTCACCGTGGACCGGTTCGCCAAGGGCATTTCCGCCGCGCTGCTGCTCGTCCTGATCAAGCCGTGGGGCTTCGCCCTCGACTGGCAGCGTCTCTCCTATGCGAGCCTCGCCATCATGGCGCTGTGGATCGTGATGGCGCTGCGGGCGAAGCGGGAGTACCTCTCGGCGTTCCGGCGCAGCATCGAGCGGCGCGAGGTCGAGACCGCCGAGCAGCGCCTGGTGGCGGCGGACCTCTCGACGGTCGAGACGCTCGTCGAGGAGCTGGCGCACCCCGACGAGCATCGCGTGTTGTACGCGATCGACGTGCTCGAGTCGCTCGACAAGCGCAATCTCGTCACCCCGCTGCTCCTGCGGCACGAGTCTCCCGCGGTGCGCGCGCGAGCGCTGGGCGCGCTGGCCCGGACGAAGCCGGAGACCGTGCGGCGATGGCAGCCGTCGGTCGAGCGGATGCTCGCGGACACCGACGCGGACGTGCGCGCCGCGGCGGTGGCGGCGCTCGCCGCGGGCCGGGGCGAATGTGCCGCCGACTTCGCCCGGCCGCTTCTGACCGATCCCGACCGCCACCTCGTCGTCACGGCCGCGACGGTCCTTGCCGACAGCGACGAGCCGGCGGACGTGCGCGCGGCGGAAAGCGCGCTCGCCGCTGTCGCCGCCGACACGCGCGCGGAAGCGGCGCGCGCGCGGCGCGACGTCGCGGTCGCGCTCCGCCACATCGCCAACACCAGCTTCCGGCCGCTGCTCGTGCCGCTCCTCTACGACGGCGATGTGTCCGTCGCGGAAGAGGCGATGCGCTCGGTCGGCGCGCTCGGCACGAGCGAATTCATCTACCTGCCGACGCTCGTCGCGCTGCTGCGGAACCGGCGCCTGAAGGCGGCCGCACGCGACGTGCTCGTCGGCTACGGCCCCGAGGCGCTCGACCCGCTGGCGCATTTCCTCGCCGATCCCGACGAGGATCCGTGGGTGCGCCGGCACCTGCCCGCGGCTATCGCGCGCATCGGCACACCGCGCGCGGTGGAGATTCTCGTCAGGGCGCTCGACGACCCGGACGGCTTCCTGCGTTACAAGGCCATACAGGCGCTGGAATGGCTTCGGCGCGAACGGCCCGGCCTGGCGTGCCCGCGGGAGCCGGTCGAGAAGCTGCTCGTTCGCGAGGCGCGTCATTACTTCGCGGCGCTCACCGCGCACGACAGTCTCTTCGTGCGGCAGCACGTGACCGGCGACGGGCTCCCGATCCTGGCGCGTGCGCTCGAGGAGAGGGCGCAGCGGACGCGCGACCGCATCTACCGCCTGCTGTCGCTCCTCTACCCGTGGAAGGACGTGGACGCCGTGCGCTGGGCGCTGGCGCACGGCGACGCCCGCGCGAAGTCGAGCGCGTCGGAGTACTTGGACAACGTGCTGACGGGCGCCGTGCGGAAGGCCGTGATGCCGGCGCTCGAGGCGCTGCCGCGCGAGGAAACCATCCGCCGTGGCTACGTGCTGCTGCGCTCCCGGCCGCGCGCCACCGAAGAGACGCTGCTCGAGCTCATCAACGACGAGGACCCGGTCATCGCTGCCTGCGCGATCGATCTCGTCAGCGAGATCGGCGAATGGAGGTTGAAGGACGACATCGAGCACGTGCTCGCGCACCGCGACGTGCGCGACTGGTACGTGTTCGAGTCCGCCTCGTGGACGCTCGCGGTCCACCGCGTGGGGAACGCGCGGCGGCAGGAGCTGTGGCGCGAGCCGCTGCCCGCCACGGTACTGGCCTCGCGGCTGCGGAAGTTGCCGTTGTTTGGATCGGTCTGGATCGACGAGCTGTTTCGGCTGGCGAGCACCGGCCGGCAGTTGCGCCAGGAGGCGGCGCGCACGCTGCTGCAGGAAGGCAGCGCGCCCGAGGCGGTGCACATCCTCCTGGAGGGGCAGGTCGTCTGCCGCCGGCGCGGCGCGCCGGACGAGGCCGTCCAGGCGCCGGCCGCGCTCGGCCTGCGCGAAACCCTCGAAGGACGCGCGGCGGCGGCAACCGTCCGCACGGAAAGCGCCGCGGTCACGCTGGTGCTGCCGCCCGAGGACGTGCGCACGCTCATCGCCGACAACCAGGACCTGATCGACGGGCTGCTCCGCACGCTTGCAGGCGAGGAACTGACCGGCGACACGCGCCGCCTCATCGTCCGCGGCGGCGCGCCCGCGGATCTGCTGGCGCTTGGCGCCGGTGGCGTGCTGCCGGTGGAGAAGGTGCTGCTGCTGCAGCGGCTGCCGCTCTTCTCGATGGTGTCAGCCGACCAGATGCTGTACGTGGCGGCGATCGCGAAAGAGCGGGCGCTCGAGGCGGGCAAGGAGGTGGCGGCGGAAGGAGAGGCCCCGGCGATCTACTACGTGCTCGACGGCGAGCTGTCCGCGGTCCCCTCCGCGCAGGACCCGCGGGATCCGGGGGCGCGGAGCCTGCCCCAGCCCGCGGCTCCAGGGGACGCGGTCGGGATCTTCGAGACGCTCGCCGGTCGGCCGATCGGCCGCACGCTGCACGCCGCGCGCGACGGCGTCGCGCTCAAGATCGACCGTGACGACTTGATCGATCAGCTCGGTCATCATCCGGCGCTGGCGCAGCAGGTGTTCGCGTCGCTGTTCGATCTGATCGATCGCGGAGAGGG